One segment of Ureibacillus thermophilus DNA contains the following:
- a CDS encoding 3-hydroxybutyrate dehydrogenase, whose protein sequence is MKGKTLFITGSAQGIGFSIAKAFLEAGANVVISDIHQEKLDEALKKLPHHASSVVCDVTSEEQIKRAIDLTVEKYGSVDILINNAGIQHVAFIEDFPTEKFELMIKIMLTAPFLTMKYTIPHMKKNGFGRIINIASINGLIGFAGKSAYNAAKHGVIGLTKVAALETASYPITVNALCPGYVDTELVRGQFEDLAKTRNIPVENVLEEVLYPLVPQKRLISPQEIASLAFFLASDAAKGITGQSIVLDAGYTAQ, encoded by the coding sequence ATGAAAGGGAAAACACTATTTATAACCGGAAGTGCTCAAGGGATTGGCTTTTCCATTGCTAAAGCTTTTCTTGAAGCGGGAGCAAATGTCGTTATTTCTGATATTCACCAAGAAAAACTGGATGAAGCTTTGAAAAAATTGCCCCATCATGCATCCAGCGTAGTTTGCGATGTGACAAGTGAAGAGCAAATCAAACGAGCCATTGATTTAACCGTGGAAAAATACGGATCTGTTGACATATTAATCAATAATGCAGGCATTCAGCATGTGGCATTCATTGAAGACTTTCCTACTGAAAAATTTGAATTGATGATTAAAATTATGCTGACGGCTCCATTTCTTACAATGAAATATACAATTCCACACATGAAGAAAAATGGCTTTGGCCGAATTATTAATATTGCATCGATCAACGGTTTGATTGGATTTGCTGGAAAATCAGCCTACAACGCCGCCAAACACGGTGTCATCGGCTTAACAAAAGTAGCAGCGCTCGAAACAGCATCCTACCCTATTACAGTAAATGCGCTCTGTCCTGGTTATGTAGATACGGAATTAGTGCGGGGGCAATTTGAAGATCTAGCCAAAACCCGTAATATTCCCGTTGAAAATGTGTTGGAAGAAGTGCTTTATCCTTTAGTGCCGCAAAAACGGCTGATTTCTCCCCAGGAAATTGCCTCCCTTGCCTTTTTCCTTGCAAGCGATGCGGCTAAAGGCATCACTGGGCAATCCATCGTTTTAGATGCTGGCTATACGGCGCAATAA
- a CDS encoding GntP family permease, giving the protein MVIGFIGLLGSLALMIYLTMRGVNLLIAAPFAAFIAAIFSGITIFPQLASEGSPDFITSYMGGFTGLIGSWWLMFLAGAIFGKVMEDSGAADSVSKWIIEKIGAKHAILAVIVACAVLTYGGVSLFIVAFSVFPMALSLFKAANLPRRFIPATLALGSVTFTMTSAGSPEIQNWIPIQYLGTTPYAGWEVSLIVAIFMAVAGYFWLKWMIHRAIARGETFVEKLSDQIDQTVHRPLPSPLLSLLPLVVVLGFSFIFHDSLGTSALIIALLGGIITTYLISFKYMQNREKAIADGAMGAMIAIANTAAVVGYGGVVKQTEAFLTTVDYMTNIPGNPLIGGAIAVAVLAGLTGSSSGGQSIALPLIAPHYLDMGVQPEQLHRVVAIASGSLDTLPHSGYVVTTITAIAKETHKEAYPAMGALTVIIPLLGTILAIILFTLGL; this is encoded by the coding sequence TTGGTTATTGGGTTTATTGGATTGTTGGGAAGCTTAGCTTTAATGATTTATTTAACAATGAGAGGCGTCAACTTGCTCATTGCAGCCCCTTTTGCGGCCTTCATTGCGGCTATCTTTAGCGGGATAACCATTTTTCCGCAATTAGCATCTGAAGGTTCACCTGATTTTATTACAAGCTATATGGGCGGCTTTACAGGATTAATTGGTTCCTGGTGGTTGATGTTTTTAGCGGGGGCAATTTTCGGAAAAGTGATGGAAGATAGCGGTGCTGCCGATAGTGTATCCAAATGGATTATCGAAAAAATCGGTGCGAAACATGCGATTCTTGCGGTCATTGTTGCCTGCGCTGTTTTAACATATGGAGGAGTTAGTTTATTTATCGTTGCCTTTTCAGTCTTCCCGATGGCATTAAGTTTATTTAAAGCAGCTAATCTTCCTAGACGATTTATTCCTGCCACTCTTGCCTTAGGTTCTGTTACCTTCACTATGACTTCAGCTGGTTCGCCGGAAATTCAAAACTGGATTCCTATTCAATATTTAGGAACGACACCTTATGCAGGTTGGGAAGTCAGTCTAATTGTTGCCATTTTTATGGCTGTAGCAGGCTACTTCTGGTTAAAGTGGATGATTCATCGGGCAATCGCTCGGGGAGAAACCTTTGTTGAAAAGTTATCCGATCAAATCGACCAAACAGTACATCGTCCGCTTCCAAGCCCTTTACTTAGTTTATTACCATTGGTAGTGGTATTAGGATTTTCATTTATTTTCCACGATTCTTTAGGAACATCTGCATTAATCATTGCTTTGCTCGGCGGAATCATTACGACTTATCTCATCAGTTTCAAATATATGCAAAATCGCGAAAAAGCAATTGCTGACGGTGCAATGGGTGCCATGATTGCTATTGCTAATACCGCGGCTGTTGTCGGATATGGCGGCGTAGTGAAGCAAACAGAAGCATTTTTAACTACCGTTGATTATATGACAAATATTCCGGGCAATCCGCTGATTGGCGGCGCCATTGCGGTTGCAGTATTAGCTGGTTTAACAGGTTCCTCATCTGGGGGACAATCCATCGCTTTACCTTTAATTGCACCCCATTATTTAGATATGGGCGTCCAACCAGAACAATTGCACCGTGTTGTAGCCATTGCTTCAGGTTCCTTGGATACGTTGCCACATAGCGGATATGTTGTCACAACCATTACTGCCATTGCAAAAGAAACCCACAAAGAGGCTTATCCAGCCATGGGAGCTTTGACCGTCATCATCCCATTGCTAGGAACCATACTCGCCATTATCTTATTCACACTCGGATTATAA
- a CDS encoding ABC-F family ATP-binding cassette domain-containing protein: MIQVSNVGLRYGDRKLFEDVHIKFTPGNCYGLIGANGAGKSTFLKILSGEIEPQEGQVIVGKDQRIAVLKQNHFEYDEYTVLETVIMGHKRLYDVMKEKDAIYMKEDFTDEDGMRAAELEAEFAELNGWEAESEAATLLHGLGITDDKHYMKMADLEGSDKVKVLLAQALFGKPDILLLDEPTNHLDLKAIRWLEEFLINFENTVIVVSHDRHFLNKVCTHIADLDYGKIQIYVGNYDFWYESSQLALKMAQEQNKKKEEKIKELQEFIARFSANASKSKQATSRKKMLEKIQLEDIKPSSRKYPYINFKMNREIGNDCLSVDGLTAIQDDNVLLKDIRFIMNRDDKIVLLGNPLAKSALLDILMEERQADGGTFKWGVTTSRAYFPMDNSKYFEGEEKTLVDWLRQFSPEDQTETFLRGFLGRMLFSGEEVKKSPSVLSGGEKVRCMLAKMMLSGANVLLLDEPTNHLDLESIQALNNGLIAFKGAMIFTSHDHQFIQTIANRVIEIQEDGSIIDKQCTYDEFLEWKEAQGLL; encoded by the coding sequence ATGATTCAAGTAAGCAATGTAGGTCTTCGTTATGGCGATCGAAAATTATTTGAAGATGTTCATATCAAGTTTACACCTGGAAATTGTTATGGTCTCATCGGAGCAAACGGAGCGGGAAAATCCACGTTCCTTAAAATATTATCAGGAGAAATTGAACCGCAGGAAGGTCAAGTGATTGTTGGAAAAGACCAACGCATTGCCGTATTAAAACAAAACCATTTCGAATATGACGAATATACGGTGTTAGAGACGGTCATTATGGGCCATAAACGCCTTTATGATGTGATGAAAGAAAAAGATGCCATCTATATGAAAGAAGATTTTACCGATGAAGATGGCATGCGTGCAGCAGAATTGGAAGCAGAATTTGCGGAATTGAACGGTTGGGAGGCAGAATCTGAAGCTGCCACTCTATTACATGGTCTTGGAATCACAGATGATAAACACTATATGAAAATGGCGGATTTGGAAGGATCCGATAAAGTAAAAGTATTGCTTGCCCAAGCTCTATTTGGAAAGCCAGACATCCTGCTTTTAGACGAGCCGACAAACCACTTGGATTTAAAAGCGATTCGCTGGCTGGAAGAGTTTTTAATCAATTTTGAAAATACGGTCATCGTTGTATCCCACGACCGTCATTTTTTAAATAAAGTATGTACCCATATTGCCGATTTGGACTATGGAAAAATTCAAATTTACGTTGGAAACTATGATTTCTGGTATGAATCTTCCCAGCTTGCATTAAAAATGGCTCAGGAACAAAACAAGAAAAAAGAAGAAAAAATTAAAGAATTGCAAGAATTTATTGCTCGTTTCTCAGCGAATGCATCAAAATCGAAGCAGGCAACAAGCCGCAAAAAAATGCTGGAAAAAATCCAATTGGAAGATATTAAACCTTCCAGCCGAAAATATCCATACATTAACTTCAAAATGAACCGGGAAATCGGCAATGACTGCTTATCTGTAGATGGATTAACAGCTATACAAGATGATAATGTTCTATTAAAAGATATCCGATTCATAATGAACCGGGATGATAAAATTGTGCTCCTTGGCAACCCATTAGCAAAATCCGCTTTGCTTGACATCTTGATGGAAGAACGCCAAGCAGATGGAGGCACGTTTAAATGGGGCGTCACGACTTCAAGAGCCTACTTCCCTATGGACAACTCCAAATACTTTGAGGGCGAAGAAAAAACCCTTGTTGATTGGCTCCGTCAATTTTCACCAGAAGACCAAACAGAAACCTTTTTGCGCGGTTTCTTAGGCCGTATGCTATTTTCTGGCGAAGAAGTAAAAAAATCCCCTTCTGTTTTATCCGGAGGCGAAAAAGTTCGATGCATGCTGGCCAAAATGATGCTTTCTGGCGCAAACGTACTGCTTCTTGATGAACCGACAAACCATTTGGACTTGGAATCGATTCAAGCGTTGAACAACGGTTTAATCGCTTTTAAAGGGGCTATGATTTTCACATCCCATGACCACCAATTCATTCAAACCATTGCCAACCGCGTGATTGAAATTCAAGAAGATGGTTCGATTATCGATAAACAATGCACGTACGATGAATTTTTAGAATGGAAAGAAGCACAAGGACTTTTATAA
- a CDS encoding 2OG-Fe(II) oxygenase, protein MTTFIADTLSKEQNLFNFTGNKIKTEDKKIDVLVKYEQPLVVVLDSVLDAEECDRLIELSKNRLERSKISADKIVSDIRTSSGAFLTDVNDEIIKRVEKRVASIVGIPVEHAEGLHVINYKPGQEYKEHFDYFAETSRAASNNRICTFVLYLSDVEDGGETYFPKLGLKVFPKKGMAVYFEYFYNDQMLNELTLHGGAPVVTGEKWIATLWFRRKKLI, encoded by the coding sequence TTGACGACATTTATAGCTGATACTCTTTCAAAGGAACAAAATCTCTTCAACTTCACTGGAAATAAAATCAAAACTGAGGACAAGAAAATTGATGTACTTGTTAAGTATGAACAGCCTCTAGTTGTTGTGTTGGATTCTGTATTAGATGCAGAAGAATGCGACCGGCTGATTGAATTGTCTAAAAATCGCCTCGAACGTTCGAAAATCAGCGCTGATAAAATCGTCAGCGATATTCGAACAAGCAGTGGAGCTTTTCTAACAGATGTGAATGACGAAATCATAAAAAGGGTTGAAAAAAGAGTGGCTTCAATTGTCGGCATCCCGGTTGAACATGCAGAAGGTTTGCATGTCATCAACTATAAACCAGGCCAAGAATACAAAGAGCATTTCGATTATTTTGCAGAAACGAGCCGAGCAGCGAGCAATAACCGAATTTGCACTTTTGTTTTATATTTAAGTGATGTAGAAGACGGCGGTGAAACGTATTTTCCGAAACTTGGCCTTAAAGTGTTTCCGAAAAAAGGAATGGCTGTTTACTTTGAATACTTCTACAATGACCAAATGCTAAATGAACTGACATTACATGGCGGTGCTCCGGTTGTTACAGGCGAAAAATGGATTGCAACGCTATGGTTTAGAAGAAAAAAACTTATTTAA